A genomic window from Cricetulus griseus strain 17A/GY chromosome 4, alternate assembly CriGri-PICRH-1.0, whole genome shotgun sequence includes:
- the Dnaaf5 gene encoding dynein assembly factor 5, axonemal isoform X2 → MATPAEAEVAADFTEAAEAAELSRALSRLLPGLEAENKLGRRRALEALEHALEEAVRPGVDSAAFQGPWARLLLPRLLRLLTDPAEGCRALAAHLLDLGLRRAARPHDALPRLLPALTARLARPEPTRPPPEPCEELRLTLVQLLRLAVDLCGAALAPHLDDAVRALRGVLLDPFAAVRRESCECAAALARATPEHFHMQSESLISPLMQTISHQHWKVRVAVIEATGTVIQFGNGNSVDDVLSHFAQRLFDNVPQVRQAVTSVVGGWLLNLRDRYSFFHKLTPLLLSSFSDEMPEVRQTATSLWEKVGLKWQEENEADLKDKLDFASPPPPHYPKNESRPGLGCRELVFRNLSKVLPAVCRDITDWVMGTRVKAAQLLPVLLLHAEDHITQHLEIILRTLQLACTDEEKAVVSSCVRAAELIGTFVNPEVFLKLILAMLKKAPSASGLLILASVIQGCPQNTLQPHLKVIATELAQEHICQGSENSLYLEHLLLCVQALLSVCREDCRAASLQLLEVLVTVMAVSSAVGLWKKAQKTMDTLAEVEDIPSSQDLYRKHVGALLERLTASHGEWTVHSVQLLKFTVVLTQAGPAVGEALQHVIPTLRTCLQPTTDPHMRLKLFSILSTMLLRPKDTVDSQGQFHGYLEMVVNDILAPNLQWHAGRTAAAIRTAAISCLWALTSSDVLLAKQVQEAQETLMPQVLATLEDDSQTTRLVSCRIISVFLKNSGDTMEPEKFLRVYPELLKRLDDVSNDVRMAAASALLTWLKCVQSSDGKSAYQSSVQFLYRELLVHLDDPESAIQDTVLEVLKEGSVLFPDVLVRETEAVVHKHRSSAYCEQLLQHMQAMAAAR, encoded by the exons ATGGCGACGCCGGCGGAGGCGGAGGTGGCCGCGGACTTCACCGAGGCAGCTGAGGCTGCGGAACTGAGCCGCGCGCTAAGCCGCCTGCTGCCGGGGCTGGAGGCCGAGAATAAGCTGGGGCGGCGGCGTGCGCTGGAGGCCCTGGAGCACGCACTGGAAGAGGCGGTACGGCCCGGCGTGGATTCGGCGGCCTTCCAGGGCCCCTGGGCTCGTCTGCTGCTGCCGCGCCTGCTGCGACTTCTGACCGACCCGGCCGAGGGCTGTCGCGCGCTGGCTGCTCACCTGCTGGACTTAGGCCTGCGCCGTGCCGCGCGGCCCCACGACGCTCTGCCGCGCCTGTTGCCCGCGCTCACCGCACGCCTGGCCCGACCTGAGCCCACGCGGCCGCCGCCCGAGCCCTGCGAGGAGCTGCGCCTTACCCTCGTGCAGCTGCTCCGTCTGGCCGTGGACCTGTGCGGAGCGGCGCTCGCGCCCCACCTGGACGACGCGGTGCGCGCGCTGCGGGGCGTGCTGCTCGACCCTTTCGCCGCGGTGCGCCGCGAAAGTTGCGAGTGCGCAGCCGCTCTGGCGCGAGCCACTCCTG AGCACTTCCACATGCAGTCGGAGTCCCTGATAAGCCCCCTGATGCAGACCatctcccaccagcactggaagGTCAGAGTGGCCGTCATCGAAGCCACCGGCACTGTGATCCAGTTTGGCAATGGCAATTCGGTGGATGATGTTCTTTCCCACTTTGCTCAAAGACTCTTTGATAACGTCCCTCAG GTCCGGCAAGCAGTGACCTCGGTGGTTGGGGGCTGGCTGCTGAATCTTCGTGACCGCTACTCCTTCTTCCACAAACTCACCCCACTGCTGCTCAGCAGCTTCAGTGACGAGATGCCTGAGGTCCG ACAGACAGCCACCAGCCTCTGGGAGAAGGTCGGGCTGAAGTGGCAGGAGGAGAATGAGGCAGATCTAAAGGACAAGCTGGAttttgcttctcctcctcctccccactacCCTAAAAACG AGAGCCGCCCTGGCCTGGGCTGCCGAGAGCTGGTCTTTAGGAACCTCTCCAAAGTGCTTCCAGCTGTCTGTCGTGATATCACCGACTGGGTGATGGGGACACGGGTAAAGGCGGCACAGCTCTTGCCAGTGCTGCTACTGCACGCAGAGGACCACATCACGCAGCACCTGGAGATCATCCTCAGAACCCTGCAGCTGGCGTGTACCGACGAGGAGAAGGCCGTGGTCAGCAGT TGTGTAAGAGCCGCAGAGCTCATTGGCACCTTCGTCAACCCAGAAGTGTTTCTGAAACTGATCTTAGCCATGCTGAAGAAGGCACCCTCTGCCTCTGGCCTCTTGATCCTCGCATCTGTCATCCAGGGATGCCCCCAGAACACCCTCCAGCCGCACCTCAAGGTCATAGCCACAGAGCTGGCCCAGGAGCACATCTGCCAAGGGTCTGAGAAT AGTCTCTACCTGGAACATCTGCTGCTGTGTGTGCAGGCTTTGCTGTCTGTGTGTCGGGAAGACTGTCGTGCCGCCAGCCTGCAGCTCCTGGAGGTGCTGGTGACAGTAATGGCAGTCTCAAGTGCCGTGGGCCTTTGGAAGAAG GCCCAGAAGACCATGGACACACTGGCTGAGGTGGAGGACATCCCCAGCAGTCAGGACCTCTACCGCAAGCATGTGGGTGCACTCCTGGAAAGGCTGACAGCCTCGCATGGCGAGTGGACAGTGCACTCTGTGCAGTTGCTGAAGTTCACTGTAGTCCTCACCCAGGCAG GCCCAGCTGTCGGAGAAGCACTGCAACATGTGATTCCCACCCTCAGAACCTGTCTCCAGCCCACCACAGACCCGCACATGCGCCTGAAGCTCTTCTCCATCCTGTCCACGATGCTGCTGAGGCCTAAGGACACTGTTGACTCTCAGGG ACAGTTCCATGGCTACTTGGAGATGGTAGTGAATGACATCCTGGCCCCCAACTTGCAGTGGCATGCAGGGAGGACGGCTGCAGCCATCCGGACAGCTGCCATATCCTGTCTGTGGGCACTCACCAGCAGTGACGTCCTATTGGCCAAGCAG GTGCAAGAGGCGCAGGAGACCCTGATGCCACAGGTGCTGGCCACTCTAGAGGATGACTCCCAGACCACACGCCTGGTCTCCTGCCGCATCATTAGCGTATTTCTCAAGAACTCAGGGGATACCATGGAGCCAGAGAAATTCCTCAGGGTCTATCCTG AGCTCTTGAAGCGCCTAGATGATGTCTCCAACGACGTGAGGATGGCAGCTGCTTCTGCCTTGCTCACCTGGCTGAAGTGTGTGCAGAGCTCTGACGGGAAATCCGCCTATCAGAGCAGTGTTCAGTTCTTGTACAGGGAGCTGCTGGTCCATCTGGATGACCCTGAAAGTGCCATCCAGGACACAGTCCTAG